Genomic window (Arachis hypogaea cultivar Tifrunner chromosome 13, arahy.Tifrunner.gnm2.J5K5, whole genome shotgun sequence):
ATTTCCTAACTATTTATTCTTCGATTGATACAGTATGTATACAGTATCAAAACTATCATAACAAGTGACGAAGGATATTAgtcgaaagaaagaaagaaggaaataaaacagtccaaaaatataaaatttaataatacctGATGCAAACCTAATTTATAGAGAAGTCTACATCATACTATCATAGTCCTGTATCGAACCAAAATGATAATTTCAACTGTCACATTTTATTGCGTAATGAAAAATTGACTAATACCTATGCCAAATTACCTATTTATAGACACACGGGAAatctatttttaaagatttaattacTATGTTAAAGCTAtcaattgagaaaataaaaaaattatttaatttttaatatatttattaaaataaaaatattaaattttttttattaataataaatttagtttatGCCCTAAATAAACTCCTATTATTAATGTTTGATTTCATCTAAAAAATACTTGATATATAatcttgaataaaaatttttagaaaaatattcaaaagactataattttatgttatattgatcaataattttaactaataattcaatatttttagttcagtagtttaatattatattttttgtcaatacttttaaatattattgattaactacttgactaaaaaaaataaattctactcTCTTCTGACATTCTTCAAATCTTAAAATACCAATGATAAAAAAAACCATGAAATTTTAGAATTGAGCTATAGCTCAAACATAGCTTTCAACATGGATAAAGATCAAGTTGAGACTGATCATAATAACACTAAACTCCAATGGGTGACACCAACATACAGGTGATGGAGACTTCAACCCTTccccctttatatatatatatatgcaagctGGCCCAACTTGCACACTTTTTTGTCCATGCTATCAATAATATTGTGTGTGATGGGTTGtgacctttttatttttcttccaatTATTCGCCGCCTTTAATTAGTTTAGGAATATTTCTCCATTTAGGCTAAATATATatttgagaataaaaaaaattaaaattaaaaaattttttagtaaatattttaactttccctagtaagattatttttttagaatatattattGTGTTTCTCTCTTTAAAAACACATACATTATTTATATAGATGTGCTGTATACTTGTATGAGCCAAATAAAGAGTTAAGattgttttttttaatagaaaaaataaaataaaataaaataaatataataataatagagtgcgctttacatttaataaaaaaaacaataaattgtctaataataataattgaaaatgCGCCATCCTATTGGATTTCATCTCCATCTCCATCTCCATCTCCATCTCCATCTTTAGCTtgtttttttctttggttttagCTATTTATGaccgagagagaagagaaaagaaaagtaaattgggcGTGCCATAAATCAGCATATAACACCATTACCACCGCCTTCAATTCACAATGTCCTTTTCCCTTAATGGGATGCATGCAACATTATTGCAACTTTGCAACCTCTTCcattatttattattactttaaaattttttcaatatataaaaaaagaatttagttaacatatattttaagaatacatgataaatttatcataaaaaaatttatattttgttatttaataaatatattaaaaatttaaatattttatatttttaataaaaacttttaaatttataattttaatctaTTTCTAGATAaatgtataaaataataattatttattaaaaatacaagtactaaaatattttttattttaaagatttatttaatttatatctaaaagatatatattaaatttttaaaataaaaaattattaaaaatataaaaaaattaaatttttaacatatttatttttatttattaaataaaaatatttaaattttttttattaataataaatttattatgtatttttaaaatgcatgttaattaaatttttattttaataacaaaaagttACTAAAAGGATAATATTTTGCATAAAATATATGTATAACTgtagtattttgttgtttttaatatttttattttataaattaaaaattaatttattataaatctaaattttatttaaaaaattgtgtataaatgattatatatacaagataaaatttaaatttttgatatttatttaatCGAGGAAGTGAATTCATCTGAATCAATTCAAGCTTGTTAGACTGTTCAGTCTTTAAGTCGTATCAGATTCCTCTGCATGCCAGCTAAGTCACTCCTGTCAGATTTGGTCACTTTCAGACATAAAGATACTTTGACATTTTTTGTTCTCTCCCTAACCATGCAATGCAAATCATTCCTCATTACTTATTAGTCATTAGCACTATACTAtatatcattaaattaattaatcaaagttCATGGATCCCTCATTTGATTCTCTCGAGTTATTTATTTAACTGTTTATTTACCTACCAACTACCCAGTTTGGAATCACCAGGGCATTTATATATTGCTGGATTTTTGGACTGaaagaatcatttttatcattgtatGCCATgacaattcaatttaattcaatttcagaTATGTAAATTTGATGGGCCATTACGTACGACTCAATGAAtacgaatttgattaaatttaaattttaaaaaatttgatttaaaataaaagcAATAAATTTACATTACTAACATgtcaaaaaaacaaataatatatgTTAAAATGTTTAATTTCCTTTTAAAGCACATAAGAATTTTTCTTATTCGAATTCCActggtaaaagaaaaaaaatcctaacAAGTTTACTAAGATCCAAATCCTtaactaacaaaatgaaaaataaattattttgtaatgaTGAGTTAGAAGGAAAAAGTGATTATGATTGATTGAAATGCAAAAAATGATTAGCAATGGAATCAAGACGTACGTACACGCTTTGAAGTTGAATCATGAATGAGTTGCTTCCAATCGGATCACAGCTCCCATTACAAGAATGGGAAATTGAGAACTCCATCCACTGCGCCTAAAGTCTTTATCCAACTTAAGTCAAATTATGGACCTCTTTCCATTCATTTTTCTCAATGTAGTCAATGTACAATTCTTTGAAACTGTAtgttcatttaaataaaaaaattaattttctttgttttagtaAAAATACTTAATATAAACGCACATTATTATTCCCACCTAAAACTCCTATCTTGAAAATGAATATCATAGCATATTTCATAACTTTTATTAATAGGTGGAGATCACTCGTTCAAATATCAATAATCGAATGAAAGAGATTTATTCTCCTTTAATCaaatatcaataattttatatctgtcttaaataagaaaaagaaaaaaaaggttctAAAATATTGATCAACTATACCATTACCATCGAAATGCTTACAAAACTTACTTACAAACAACTCCTTAATATCCCTTTTTATTGCCTATACATTACTCTACCAAGGAAAAAGACTTAATACTTGTTTGAACGTcgttattttgataaaaaaaattttaataattttttttagtgtatttgataaatttttaatagtaaaagtaaaaatactaaaaaaataaaaaatattttttttgagaagttgtaatttacatctttttttaaaagatttttttaaaattatttttcatataataaataaataaataaatacttttatatcattatatccaaacataattgatagataaaaagatttttttgtatgagatattccaatataaaattatttttactttttcataaaatcttttaaaaaaagataattcaaaatttttttttttaaaaaaactcacccaaacaaacTCTTATACCAGTTGTTATTACCATCAGTTTTATTAATATAAACCATACATTAAAATTGggcacaaataatatttttctgcCAAATACTAAAATACCAACATTTTTAGCCAAAAAAACAGATAATTGATTAGTATTAACTTAAATACAAGAAAAAACATtaactattaaatatttttgatcAATTTAGATTGTCCAAGTAGTGAGCTTACTCATCTACTATattggaatttaaatttaatCCTTATACTTGCAATAATTCATTGTAAAAAAactactaatatttttatttagtttttagtttttatgtaagAAATAAGAAGCATGCGGGTGAGACTAGGAGTGAGGGTGCCCATCAAACATTAAACAAGATGTCTCACCCGATTTCCATGCTCCCCCTAACTTTAAGGCCAACCCTACAGAGCAACAACCCTGCCAAACGCCCAAACCTAAGGAAATCATACTCACATGACTCCTTTTGATACATTGCCTTTACCATCCAAATCAGATCACTTATTAACAAACCCCAaacatatacatataaaatagccAGCTACAAAACAACTAAGCAAAATAGATTAAGTATTaagccaccatcaccaccacacCCCAATATATAGGCCACATTTTTCTACTCATAATACACTACTAGACATGGCACTAATTTGGCAACTCAAGCTTCTCTTCTCACCTCTCTTAATAATCTTATTAGCAAACGTGGTTTCTTCACGCACTAGGCCCTTCACAGCTCCAACTGTGACACCCTTGACTAATTCCTTCCCTCGTGTCCCAATTGATCCTAATTTTTCTAATGCTTTTGGGGCCtccaatatcaagcttcttgctAATGGGACCATGGCCACTCTGGCTCTCGACAAACTCTCAGGTGCGTCCGTTCGTGCCTGTTAAGCCGCTAGTATTATATAATAATCAATTCTTCAAACATGATTATTCTTCTATTGCAGGCTCCGGATTAGTGTCCAAAAGCAGTTACTACTATGGATTCTTCAGTGCTGCAATCAAATTACCAGCTGGTATATCATCTGGAGTTGTAGTTGCCTTCTATGTAAGCTacctaataatataaataaataatatatcttaaaataaaaaataagtcaaaGCTTAGATATTAGTTTATAATTAACAGAAAATCATTGTGAAACTAACTAGATAAAGTGTTGTATATACCAGTTGTCTAATGCAGATAAATTCCCTCATAACCATGATGAGATTGATATCGAACTTCTTGGGCATGACAAGAGGAACGATTGGGTTATCCAAACAAATGTGTATGCCAATGGAAGCGTGAGCACTGGAAGAGAAGAAAAGTTCTACTTCTGGTTCGACCCGACAAAGCAGTACCATTACTATAGCATCTTGTGGAACAGTTATCATACAGTGTAAGAACCTTAATCACTAATCATCTCCTTCACCAAAACAGAGTAATCTCGTATAGCTTCTAGAGTTTTTGGTATAACAAATCATCTTGGATGACGTGTAAATCATTTTTCACTAGTATACAtaaattttttcctaaaaaacaaaaaaattttggtaGAATCTTATGAAAAGTcattgaaattaataattaaaattagtgaataataatttaattaaatatattaaattatctaatcatTCTTAAtaatcaacttcacataaaattcACTTCATGTAAATCTCTATCAAACATACTTTTCTTTAAGTGAATCTAATTAAAtgtcattattaaaaaaattttatatgatcgtaacagtaaattaaaatttagataaaatatattttttattcttaatgattgcgattatttttaaaaatacttcgaccaattttattcaattttattcttaacgttttctattaattcaattttatccCTAATTTTTTCGATTTATGTCAAAATTActcttattattagtttttaattttgtccTTGACATTTTACATGAAATTAACGTctagaaataattttaaatgtaactaaatattaaaaatattcttaaaaaaaaataaaaacaaaagacataaattattttttatttttaaaattaaattgatatattaATTAGGTTTTGTTAAGTAGACAATAGTTTTTGTAAAACATTAGGATAACTATATGCACACCTAGTGACTTGAACATCTGTTAACTGTGCATGAGTAAATCAAGTCAAAAGAAATAACCAtccatttaaaaataataaacataatcatctaCATACCTATACATATTTATTATTCACATAATTTAGTATTAATTGTGTACCTATGCTtttcaatattaatattataCAAGTGGAGTAGTTGTGAAAAGAattgtaatttgaatttttgtaggTTCCTAGTGGACAACATTCCAGTGAGGGAATTCATACACGGGTCTGTTTTCCCATCAAAACCGATGTCGGTGTATGCAACAATATGGGATGGTTCAGAATGGGCCACACATGGTGGAAAATACCCTGTTGATTACAAGTATGCACCATTTGTTGTTTCATTCTCAGAGATGCAACTCgctggctgcacttctgatccaTTAGCATGCTCTAAATCCACCCCTTCTTCTGGTGTAGACCCTGTTAATGGACCTCAATTTACCAAGCTATCCCCACAACAGATGGCAGCACTTGATTGGGCTAGAAAGAAGCTCATGTTTTACTCCTATTGTACTGACAAGAACAGATATAAAGTCATGCCACCAGAATGCCACTaaacacataaataaatatttttaactattctTTTTTCTCATACTTatacttttccatttttttttaattatttttcttcacCTGAGTGGGGAATGGGGAATAATAGTAATGTTGTGGTTTCAATAGAACATTCAATATGGTCAAGTCAATgtataatgcatgtaattttatGTATGTATCTACAATAACAATACTTCATATATTTATACACTCGCATTCAAGTTTCTTCACATAGTTGTGAAATAATGATGTTAACTTTCTTGtggtttctttccttcttctactTATGAAAGGTAAAAGTCTTCAATACCAAATTATAGTTACTAGTTAATTAATAGTAAACTCTATTGCCATTTTTACTTTACATTGAATTTTGATATTCACATACCCAACTACCCATGTGATGATGCCCATGCCATGTTGTGATCACATCAAAATGTTGGTCCCCTAATGATAAGAAAACATGCACAGAATATGTTACCAATTCAGAAAAATACAGTATGGCCATTTTGGGTTATGTGTTTCTAACTTTTATAAAGGCACATGTTAACTGTTAAGGGATTGAaaagttaaatttgattttttttaaaatataaacgttgtcttttttttttatatatatatatacactaaaataatgtatataacattattcttatatttatttatttataatatagatCCTTAAAAAAGCATGTTGCTGTGACTTGTAATGATATATTGGGTGCATACCATGTGGCATGTGCCCAGCACAGGGGTAGATCCATCCGAATAGAACGTTGAGAATTGCAGATTTCAATAAcaactttaaaattattttaatatcaaaCTTTAAAAGATGAAAGAAGAAAGTAGACAAAGAGTATAAACACTAAACAGAAACCTTTTTTTTTCCCCTTCCTTGGAACCTTCGGCAATCGGCAGCAGTAAACACAGCCTAGACCAGCCAGAGATGGCTAGTCACTCTCATAGCATATAGCCATGTGGGACACAAGTCTTAAAATAGAGATTAGAGATTTTGAGTCCTCTTATTATCTTTCATGTTATCTTTTggagaaattttttttgtgatataCATTTTTCTAGTatcacaaaataatatatattgtacaCAAACCTGAGTAACACTTTGTATTTTATGGAAAATGGTATACTTTATTTACTTATCTATCTATTTGTTATGAGATAATAACATGAACTCAAAGTCagtgttttaacttttaagtctAATTAAtcgccttctttttttttttttttttgggtcagtaGTCTCCTACTTAATAACAGAGTTAGGTTATCTGATTGAgtaaataaaaaaccaaaaacaaaatctaatagtcctttgtgttttcttttttggTCATGAATAGTCCTcttatatctttcttttctttcattttttattggTTTACATAGTTCCAGTCCACCACTTACAGCATCGACTCAAGTTTCTTGACCAGAAGTTGTTTTTTTGGCTTAACAAAACCCAAACAATGCAAAAAtactttcaaaaaatatcttaagACACTCCCTTTTTGGGTCCAAAGCCCAATGTCTTGAGTTGGACTTATCCGCATAACGGCCCAAATTTGATAAACAAGAGAAAAGGGGGAAACTACTCCGTTATACTACTATTACTAGAGAAAGcgcaccaaaaaataaaaaataaaaaactgagagagagagagagagagagagagagagagagagtactcCTTAAACTTAATACTGAAAGGTTTGACCGTTTGACAGCTTATTTTGGAGAAGTCACTAAAATCAGCAACTTCAGAGTTAAAGTAATTTCAagagaaaatttaaaaacaaGTGGACAAGTGGTAAGAGATTTATTATGGAGTTGAAGGTTTAAGATGTTAACTAAAGAAGTATAAGGCGAAGAATGAAGGAGAGGAGGAGGCGTTTGGTAGTTTAATTTCAACTAGTGGAGGTGCACTTGTTATTTTAGATGAGACGTGAGTAAGGTTGGATGATTTGTTGTTTCGGAACATTTCATgttgttgacttttttttatcgtgttgttaaaaaaataaattgaaaattacaaaaaataatttataaatttaagaaGTGAGGAAAAAGACAAGACACACGTGGAGGATGTATCAACACAGAAAGCGACAGAAAGAGATGGCAGTAACTGTG
Coding sequences:
- the LOC112791808 gene encoding probable xyloglucan endotransglucosylase/hydrolase protein 33, encoding MALIWQLKLLFSPLLIILLANVVSSRTRPFTAPTVTPLTNSFPRVPIDPNFSNAFGASNIKLLANGTMATLALDKLSGSGLVSKSSYYYGFFSAAIKLPAGISSGVVVAFYLSNADKFPHNHDEIDIELLGHDKRNDWVIQTNVYANGSVSTGREEKFYFWFDPTKQYHYYSILWNSYHTVFLVDNIPVREFIHGSVFPSKPMSVYATIWDGSEWATHGGKYPVDYKYAPFVVSFSEMQLAGCTSDPLACSKSTPSSGVDPVNGPQFTKLSPQQMAALDWARKKLMFYSYCTDKNRYKVMPPECH